The DNA segment ATAATGATTACTTTTTGCCGATGTCTTTAATattaaagtaaaacattttattaaaaaaaatcaataaatttaaattatcttattcaaataaaaatttagaaaaattaaacaatttaaaaagaaaacaatttcaatttaatatttttgaatttcctaaaaaattgtaaaaattctTATTCAAATACAAGGTACGGCAAAGAGttcataattaattttcattttaacaaTTTTTGAAAAAGTGTCCCATCTTGAGTTATAttactttttcttaaaaaaaatgaagtctATAAGAACATAAGAGCAAAAAAGTTGATATAACTAAACTTATTATCAATAATACCACACACTGCAAAAAATGAAAGAGAAGACTAAGCGAAGCCTTGGGAGAAAAGAAGGTAGTATTATTTCCAAGgtttagaaattaaatttgttgTAATTAGAGATGTGACGTAGACATTTGAAGGTGTAAGGGTTTTTGAAGCTCGAGAGAAGGACAGAACAATGATGATTGCCTGGTACTGTGTAAATGAATGGACAAGGCTTTTGTTGGTAGACATAAGCTATATACGAAGAAACATGAGTTTAATGCACCGAATATTATTGAGCTGGGTCTGGTTATAAGTGGAAAATGATACAGtgaataataatgttaatgGTGATGGTAAGGCATAATAAGTGGAGAAATGGACACGATTCCGCGTGAATTGCATCAGAACTAAGTAAGATCGAAATATCACATTCATGGTTACTTTTTGGCAAAGTCATAAAAATAAAGGTGAAAATTTGATAATGAATTTCAAAAACTTGTCCGTAAAAGTTTTGTATATTTCAGAACAAACAGAGGATTGTTTACTATTGTATAGTTTGTAGATAAGATTTTGCTTGTAATTATTAGAAACTGGATATTGTTGCGCAGATCTACTGAGACCAGTAAAATATGCTGTAACTCAATACTACAACCAGAGATAGCTATGAAAAGATTTGAGAAAAACAAGGGAAAAAAGAAGTTGGTATAGAATTGACAAGTCACTTATGATTATTGCACCTTGACTTAGCCTGGTACCTGTAAACTTTACCACAAGCCAATTTGTCAAGCAGCTTAATCACACATGTGGGTGGTGAGAATCAAGAACCATCCATTTGGATATCAGTACCATTTGGATTTGTTTGATTGGCATTGAAGGGACTTCCAGCCACATTCTTCTGCATCGGTCCAGCGCCAAATGTAAACTCTGTAGGAGAAACTTCTAAGGTTGGTCGGGCAAAGATTGAAGGAGTTCCAGCAGTGCTGAAGGAAGGAGGCTGAGCAGGATCATGGATCTTTGGGAAACCAAAGCTAATTGAAGGAAGCACAGTAGGCGAGAAATTGGGAAGCAGAGAGCTGCCACTATCCATCGGTCCATAGATCTTCTGCTCATACTCTTGCAGTTGCTGGTATACACCTACGTTAAGGAAGCACGCATGTTAGAAAGATGATAATTGGCTTTGCAAGTCCAAATGTTTATTAGCAAAAGGGCGAAAACCTTCAATTTTGTAACAACATACTGAAGATAGTTGCTTTATTTAGAAGATATGGTCATGGTGTAAACATGCATGTCAATCATACATATAGTTGTCAATTCAAAATCCTGGATGATCCCAAAAATAATATCTTGGGAAAGCAAATATAAGTGGTATATGAGATAACTAACTTATACCATGCCCCATTTTCTTGGAAGAACATGGACAGACACCATTTATTTTACGCATAAAATGATGGGATTACTAGAATGgaacaataaaaacaaactcAAGCAACTAAATTTAGTGGGATGTGACCCGTGAAATGTAGTACATAACGGTAAAAACAGAAACTGCAACATTTATGTGTATGAATCAGACCTATGGCAGCCAAGGGCAGGCACAGAGAATGAGTTTTGTTGGAACCTAACCCACAAAAACCAATAGTGGGTTGCTGGAAAACACAGGACTCGAAGGAAAAACACTAGTGGGTTCCTCGCCAAACAAGTGATGGAagtgcaatttttttttctttttaatttcaaaataagtGGGCAGTGAGTTTTCATTGAAGGACTCAACAGAAAGTGGGAGAAGATGGGTATCCCTTGGATCAACGTAAGTGTCTACCACAAGCCAGATAAAATATTTACTGAGGCAGCCAAATTACAAGATTAATGAAagttaaaaggaaaaatacaataatattaatgttgTAATTTGTCAATCTTTCATATTTACAATAGTTTGAGGGTTAGGCAACCATACTTATCTACCtctgaaaattttgaaaaccaTTATGGCAGCCTATGGCCACCCGAAGTCATAAGGTGGTTTTATCCCATGCTCTCCAGCAAATGGCTTCAAAATTGCAGTGGGATAACAGAACCATAAAACAGCAAACATAGACTACCATAATGTGAAAGAGTGGGACTGAACTTTGAATGAGAATACTATGAATATGAATGTAGTGAAACCACCATAAACTCGAACAAAAATGTGATGCTAGTTTTCAAGGCAGGGATGATGGAACAGGGAGAATTCTCACCTCGAAAGCAAATCCATGTTGATATTTTCAGAGGGGGGGTTATCCGAAGCAAGTCTTCGGTAATTTCTAAGCAATCTTAAACACGCAAATTACAACAACTTACCCACATGATCTGTTAATACTTCATCACTAATCTAAACAGAAAAAAGTCAATTTCCTTCTGTGACCAATTTAGCCTTTCTTCcattctaaattttaataacCAATATCAAGTATTAACTCAGTTGAATATTTTGATTAAGTTTCCATAATGATCTTCAGATAAATAACTTCACCGGAAAAGTCCTCAATTACCAAGCACTGAAATCTGATGACTATACTGGATACTGGAACAAAACTGGATACAATAAAGATACATACCTTGAGTTAATTCAACTGAAAGTCTGCGTTCCTTTACCCACTGATAACTTTGTGCAAGTCTCCATCCTTTGGACTTCATCAAGTATGCAATCACAATAGCTGGAGACCTGTTGTTGGATACGGCGTGATTCAGAAAAtttaacatttatatatattacatcCTCATTGAAAGGCTGCAGTACAATAATCTCTATCAATTCCGTTTTGTATTTTGAGAATCATCATCACTAACTGATTCAAACTAACCAGCACCAAATGTCACTGACATGTTTATTATAGCACGTTGCAGCAATATCTTACCTACTCTTCCCTGACATGCAATGAACCAGAACACGCTCCTTGTCCTTCTCACATGACTCTGCAAAGGAAGCACACGGCATTTGCTTCATTATGAAgggagaaaaaggaagaaatataAGAG comes from the Phaseolus vulgaris cultivar G19833 chromosome 8, P. vulgaris v2.0, whole genome shotgun sequence genome and includes:
- the LOC137824212 gene encoding protein-tyrosine-phosphatase IBR5 codes for the protein MRKRERENPCGVCGHYHKYEEGEVCSICGHRIPVGSEKTSIQVSAFPSVILPEFLYLGSYDNASRSELLKTQGISRILNTVPSCQNLYKNSFIYHCLPDDKTLPFDEAIQFLESCEKDKERVLVHCMSGKSRSPAIVIAYLMKSKGWRLAQSYQWVKERRLSVELTQGVYQQLQEYEQKIYGPMDSGSSLLPNFSPTVLPSISFGFPKIHDPAQPPSFSTAGTPSIFARPTLEVSPTEFTFGAGPMQKNVAGSPFNANQTNPNGTDIQMDGS